The DNA region tgcccaccgtagctgggtattaaagtggtatcaacagggcccccgggctggggtgatatGATCAACCAGTTCGTGTCCACCGATTGCGAGcgcctcctcccccgtggagccgcatcctcaacCTGGCTTACTCCTGCCTGATCAGAAGTGCCACCCGAGCCATGCCCTCTAATCCTGAACTGACAAGCATGCCCTCTTACGATcgtccaatcaacaggatgACATGCAGACTCATCTTGATCGAGAGACTCTTCCCGACTAAGAGactcgtcgtaatcagtatcatcgtcacctgagccgaccgtatgacTATTTAGGCTACTCTGGCActcaaagcgactacgcacttgctctagggtacttgaacgttgggcctgactatgtatgACCACCTGTTCTTGCCTTGCTCGCCTTGCagatcccgtaacccccctctcagTAAAGTTGGCCTAGATCTATTGCCGCTTAATAACCCTCTAAAAAGCCCTTTTCCCTTaccttgatttccagccatttactacaattttcatattttaaattaagacgacatttaatttaataaacacttagaatcatataaattacaaacaagtaacaacaaaaataattcacaattacaaacaaataaacaattattatattcataaatatttaaacaactaaaatttaataaattaattacacaaaataaattcattccaaattaaaaaaaaaaaaattaattcaaaattctgattcgaaataaaaaaataaaataaaatttccagtcgcacaaaaagttcTACTacacctaggtacagtcgcactttttgtgcgactggggtttgaaattttttttttaaataaaatttttctcatatttaaattaaaaactacttcttacaataacattatcataatactatctattacaacatttattaaataacaataactaagaaaataaattaattaaacacaacaaactcatttgaaatttaaaaaaataaaaaaaatatcaaatgttcatcccagtcgtacaaaaagtgcgactccacCTAGGTGCAGTCGTACTTTTTGTGCGATTGATATGTACGACTGCgaagaattaaattttttttttctttttctcaaaTCTAAATTAAAAACTACTTCTTAACATAACATAATCATAATACATTctattacaacatttactaaataacattaactaagaaaataaattaattaaacacaacaaactcatcgaaatttaaaaaaaaaaaaaaatatatgttcatcacagtcgcacaaaaagtgcgactgtacctaggtacagtcgcactttttgtgcgactgtgaagaacataaattttttgttttttcttcgaatgaattaaaataaaaattacctcgaatTTTTTTGACGACTTCGATTTCAAAGCTTTAGCTCCGATTACTTTTATGTGAAGAATTTGAATTTATAAAAGTGATGagagtgttattgagtgaatttgaagtgtttttatagAGATTTTAAGGTTAGTagcattttcgtaattttttaaatttcaggggcaaattcgtaatttcattcgaggggtggcgataaaatgaaaaaggtggcgacaaataagaatcgggttATTTTATTTAGAGTCTTAGGAACAGACTAGTGAAACCGGTGAACGCGCCAGACCGGGTATATCGGTAGGGCTGAACacggtttggtctaaaccgtaaaccaaaccgtaatttaaatatttggtctggtctacggtctaaatggtctggtccagttttttttttttaaacgttttatggtccggtcccggttttaaaatgtttaaaccaaaccggaccggaaaaccataataaaatcaaattttaggaGATTAGGGCAACTACTCGTGAAAACCTGCTGGCTGCCTCATCTCCATTTCCCAACTCGTGACATTCTCCTCTCTGATTCCTTCGTCGCCTCCTCTCTAATTCCTCGCCTCCTTCGAGGCTTCAACTCTTCGAGCTTTCTTCAATTAATCGGTCAATTAATTTGGTATTGATTTTGTTTCTATTatactttctttctctcatttgATACTTTCGAACTTAGATAATGTTTATTTGTGCATTTTCGTTTTTGTTTGATGGAATTCTTTGTTAGAATTATGAATGatagaaattaaatttttcagATGATGATAgatttgtttttactttttagggtTTAGTCTGAATGTTTGATTATGCTTATGGGTTTTGAATTTCTTCTGGGTTTCATCTTGATGGGTTGAATTGCTTGTGAAAATATGCAAAACAATGGATGCTGAGGGAATGATCAATGTTTAGGATTGTACCTACGATTAGTTCGTATTTTCTGGGCTTTTGTGTGTTGCAATTGTTCATGCCTGTGAAGTGATTGAAAAGTTTGTAATCAAATTGTGTCTATAAGAGATGGATAGATAGAATCCAGCTCCTATATATTAGTGCTTTTGCGTTTTGGTTTGGTGGAGTTGGATTTACAATTGTTAGACATGGTAAAACGCTTCATCTCCCTCGCCTATCTTCCCCTGTTAACCTCATATACCCAATTCTGCCCTAAAGTTGCCGTTTCACACCCTCTCTActaaattcttcatcatttttcaCTTAGCTATTCATAATCTCCCAAATCTTTCAATTccaggtaattttttttaagattattattttcattttttttaattttcgttttatttgaatatttgagtgaatagtattgtttttgatttttgttttcatcATTATTTTCGTTTTCTTTGAATAGTATTGTAATTGTGTTTTGAGTAaatactattgtttttgatttataATTGTAAGTTTTCTTTGAATAATATCTTCTATCTTCTGTTTTCTTAGAATATTTGAGTGAATAGCTAgtattgttttttgattttgattttcatcattattttcattttctttgaaTATTTGAGTGGATAATATTGTAATTGTGTATTTGAGTGAATagtattgtttttgattttgactgTAAGTTTTCGTTCAGCTAATTGTTTTAGTATCTTCATTGCTTATTTATTATGTTTTCGTGACTCCAATGGAGTATCTTGTGAGTACTTAActattgaaaatttatgatgtTTCGGATTTGATGATGTATGTTGTTTACAGATTgtcgtttatcttagattctcactcaattaaaaaaataaaaaaaaaaaaccgtagaccagaccagaccagaccagaccgttctagaacggtctggtctcttaactggtctgaaaaatttccagaccggaatttctggtctggtctgatttttctgtcaaaccagaccagaccggaccgtgtgcagccctataTATCGGTAAGTGTAACCCAAAGCTAAGAGTAACTTGGAATTTTGCGTAGTTATTATCTTCTCTACAGTCTCCATATTAAATATATCTTCCTTCCCCCAACTCGTTTGTCCTGCTACTCTCCATAGTCCTTTTTCCATTGGTATTCTCTTTTCATTCTCTTCCACCCATTAATAACTGAAAACCTTtcacttttaattaaatatttgttaCATTTCCAATTGTTTAGGTgcttgattttaatttttgttcatACGCATCATTCTTGTTTTAATGTTTAATGGCTAGATGATTagctttttatttatatatttttttgggatATAGGAGGTTCTTACTACTAAAGATGGGACCTTTAACGCTTGCAATAAATGGCAAGAACTCTTCAATGGAACAATCAGGTacatttttttgggtttaattGTATAATGTCAATGTTATTATAAATTCTTCAGTTACTGCTTTTAATTGATTGTTGTtcctataatttttattattttaaatgttcttAGGGTTTGAGGCTTACAGTTTGATAACATTGATGCAAACGACTGATTTCTTTTTAGATTTTTACTATTTATGTGAGGAGATTGACAATGTCGGATGTCAATGAGGAATTTATCGATTGTTAAGTAAAGAAATATTCATGCCAAGAGATTAGTTGACATTTAATTGCTTGTATTATACTCATGCTACGCCCAAAGCttagtttttttgttgaattaacACTCTAATGTGCAACAAGCATAATGGCCAATGGGATAACTCAAATAGGAAAATGCCCTTGGGTTTACGGTGTAACACAGCCCGGTGATGCCTAGAGTTGAGAGAATTCCAGTAGTGTTGCTTTGCTTAGTGCTaggtcaaaaattaaaatgaggGTAATGTTATACGGCCTAATCTCACAGTAATGCGTCCATGGTTtagatttataatataattgtaGAATTCAATAGCTTGTGCATAATGCGCATAGTTTCTTATGTGGGTCTATCATACCTTCTCATACTTGGGTGTGACAAAGGATTATGCATTTTTTATTAGTAGTAGTATGATCTTGACCTCAAGATGGTTGAATTTCGACTTGAGTATAGACGTAGCACAAATTTGACTAATAGATATGCATATAGTAGGGTTTGAGTTTCGTCTTAACCATTTCATGAGAAGGgcataatcaatgatcatttctaTTTGATACTTGCATTTTGTAGACATGTCAGTGCAAAAAGTGCAGCATCAACTGATGCCAAGGAGAGCATCCTTTGCGTCAGTTAGCGTGGAAGAAGAAAAGCCCTTTGATTTTCTCCGTACACTATTAGGTATGCACTTTGAGTACATTTTAATGTTCTTGGACTGATAACAAGGAAAATTTAGCTTGCTTATAAGAAATTTCCAAGGAACTTGAACTGTATGTATGTGTTCAAGTGTTGGTTTAATATGTATGTTTGATTTTTGTAATGTTATGTTATGTAAGAAACCATTTCCCCAGTATTACACTTATTACAGCTTGCTGTACTGACTTGTTCATTAGAAGAACGAGTGAGATAACTGATACTTACAGACTGTCATTTTCACGCTGGTTGATCTGTTTTCATGTTCTTCTgtaaaatttgattatattctTTCTAGTGGTTTCAGTTTGCTACGCTTTTGCGCCTCTAGGAAATGTGTATTTTGTACTTCCCTGGTTTGATGGTATTGCAAATAGAGTGTTTAGAAAGTTCTGTCTTTACTTTGCATCAACCAACTCTCGGAGACTATCTTAACCGTTTCTCTGTCAATGTTGAGTTGTCTAAATACCAGAAAAGATGTATACCTGATGAATTTGATTTGTTGCTTCTGTTTTAGTTGTGCTGTGTTATGGGAGTTTGACTCCACTCTTAATTTCTGTTCTTGTAGATGGTATCATTTCCGGAGGTACGGCTGGTGTCGTTGTGGAGACTGCTTTATATCCAATTGATACAATAAAAACTCGATTGCAGGCAGGTCAATGGAGCACGACTTATGATTTTCATTTGgttctttgtttaaattgtTAGATTGCCTTTTTGGTTcattttaaaaaccttaatgatttttaattcttgtttttaattattttatgaaataaatCGGAACAGTTGTATTACTGTTTCTTTTTTGTGTCTATAAATTTGAAAAGGATTTGAAATTTATGATAGGCAGCACGTGGTGGAGGGCAAATTGTCTTGAAAGGGCTTTACTCTGGATTGGCTGGAAATCTTGCTGGAGTCCTTCCGTATGAATCAATTTATGCTTTACCAGTTAAAGATTAATTATGAATGACTGCTATGTGAAATGTATTATAATGCAGTTTGGGTAAGAATTCTTTTTAGTGTAAATATCATATTACTGCTTATGAAGTGATAATTATGCATTTCATTTCCATCCTATgagatttttcattttataaccACGGATTTTGAGGATAACTATGACCCTCGATTAGTAGACTTTTCGTAACACACATTTATAAAAACAGTACCATTAGACTCATCTTTAAATGTGTTTTCAGtaacattaaataaatttatcaatATGAAGGAGCATTTAGCATGAAGATTGGTTTGGCACATTATAAAAAGGATGGCTTGATGTGGAAGTAATACATATGGACTGTCTTAGTTATGGATACCTGTGGTCGGGTACTTCAGATAATGATTCAATTTTCCTGTTTTTTGATGTTGATCTCTCTATAAagataggaaaaaaaatttattctcaTAACCCATTTATGATCTTAAAGTGGTCTATGTTTCTTTTTCGTCACAGAGCTTCCGCAGCATTTTTGGGAGTTTATGAACCAACAAAGCAAAAGTTATTGAGGCTTCTTCCTGAGAACCTAAGTGCAGTTGCACATTTGGTAAGGAAAAAATAACTTTATCTAAATCTATTTTTGTCTCTTTGAATAGGAAGTAATATCCCGTTTCCTTACCCATAGAGTTATGTTAACTACACCTTATTATTCTCCTTCAAACTTATTATTCCTGCCTAAACCTGTTCATTCCCGTTCAAAGTCAATTATTTAAATCATCGAGCCTTACTGATTCTGTTAAACCTGGTCAATCATGGTCAATCTGATCAATCCTGGTCATTCCTGAAAACTTATTTGCAAAGTCAAGAGAATTCATTCTAAATTGTTACATGTTTGGCCTCCATTGTCTTATTGTTCATCCATGTTTTTATCAAATCTTGTGCAGACCGCAGGTGCTGTTGGTGGAGTCGCTGCTTCTTTTATTCGTGTTCCTACAGAAGTAATAATTCTCTTTCTGTGAAAGCATTAGGTTCTTAATTCCTATTCTAGGATACGGCTAATGAAAATCTGTCACAGGTTGTCAAACAGAGAATGCAAACTGGGCAATTTGCCTCAGCTCCTGATGCTGTGCGATTAATTGTTGCAAAGGAGGGATTCAAAGGTCTTTATGCGGTATGTAATACTAAGCTTCCCTCTCCATTATATGGAGCTTTACCTTTCTTATCTGATCCAGCAGTTCTTACttcttttagcttttttattttggcaaAGTTTGATACAGTCTTATGTGCACATTTCAGGGATATCGATCATTTCTACTACGAGATTTGCCCTTTGATGCTATACAGTTCTGCCTCTATGAGCAACTTCGGATCGGTTACAAACTAGCAGTGAGTTTTTTTTGCATTTACGTAATGACTGTTTCTTTGGGTTTACAAGCAGCAAGTGATCTTTGAAAATTTAGTTAAACCCTAATTGGAGTAGGACTAAGATTGGGGTTAGAGGTTagagaaatttgaaattaagttttttaGAGGGAAAGGGGGGAATTCTTGTGGTTTTGAGATAGGGGATAGAGAGGGAGATGAGAGGGAAAGAAATCAGCGAAGAGAATGGAAGTTAGAAACATTGAGAAAAATTAGTCAATGATCTGATTTTTAGAGTTGGGTTTTGGGTTGTGTGTGGGCGTGTGAATTGTtcaaagattgaacctttagTAGGTTTTGTTGGAGAGGGACGTCTGGTTGAGAACATTAAAGGAGTTTGGGTTTGTGAGATGGACTTGGGATTCGGAGATGACTTAAGGATCCAAGAGATAAAAAGATAGGAGTATAGAAGGTTATGGACGTTGGATGTGGGCTTTGTATTTAGGGATTGGCATATGACTGATGAAGAATAGAAGGGAATGGCGTGAGATTGGAGGGATGAGAGATGAATGGTGTTTGTAGTGAAGGGATATAACAGCAAAACTTAATCTTAAATAATCAATTCAAACTTAGATTCAAGGTTTCGAAGAACACATTTTAACTTGCTCAGGATATGAAGACCATGGACGACTTGTCACTCCTCAATCCTCTTAAGAGTTTCAAGCCAACAAGAACTACAGGCTCTCAAAGTTTTGATCATAATCcactatgcttttcattctatCAGACtgaatatttttaatacatCAAGATTGGTTTTTCAACTGAAAAAcaaaatgcttttttttttttttaaataactaaCAATTTGACTTAACCTATATAAAAAGGGAAAGAGAAACTTTTTAACTGACTATCTAGGCTAGACGTGAGTCACATGTTTAGATTTGGAGTTCTGGTCCAGTTGGACTTTTAGTCTAACTAAGATTCCTCAGTACAATAATCCGCATGAACTTTTAATTCTCTCGGAATTCTATCTCCAATGTATCTAGGAGCAATTATAGCTTTAAATGTTTCATCTCAAGATTGAAAGCAACAAATTGCCTGTTGTCTCTCAATTCAGATATCAAAATCTCAATTTTTGAATTTGGGCGCCAATCATGAAAATTGCAACATTTACTAATGTCCACCTTGGGCTTAGCTTGACTAACTCGGACTGATATTGGACTCACTAATAGTACAAGACACTTTCCAAAATAGAAAGTTTTAACTTTTACTTCTAATAGACTTTCCCTAAGTAGCCTATCTTGAGGGAAAGAGAGGGATGGGGTGAGCTAAGAGAGAGTGCTTGTGTTTTCCCTCAAAGATTTTCCAGCTGTAAAAGGATTGGTTTATTATAAAGGatgttaaaatgattatttccATATTCTCCTTtctgtatttttaataataatgaattgtTTTGTTTCATGTATCATGTATGGCATGACCTTTCACATTGAGCCTACCCCACGTATTGGGATAAGATTAAGGCTTCAGCGTTTTTgtttataataataagaaaaacgaATCATTATCACTCTTCTTTTACCCTCAAATATTCTTATCCAAACAAATAATTGTCAACTGTTAGCATAAAGAAAAAAATCGAGGAATTTGGGCTTGGTAATTAAGGATACAAGGGATATATCATATATGGACAAGCCTTATGCATGTTAATGACAAAGTAAACATATGTCCATCTCATCATGGGCTCATAACTTCATACTCTTCAATGTCCAATTATTATCTCTTGGTTTGCATTATTATTGTGCTTTTCCTCTGCTCGTAAAGTAATTGTATATTGCACtatcataaaaatattgaaaatctcAACATCTTAGTATAAAATCTCAAAGTGCTCCAGTATACTATCATCCTCAGcgtcatcatcaacatcatacCTAGTATATCCTGCTCATAGTAGCTATGGTGTCTAGTCGTCTACTATTATGAAGTGTGGATCAATAACTTTTG from Amaranthus tricolor cultivar Red isolate AtriRed21 chromosome 3, ASM2621246v1, whole genome shotgun sequence includes:
- the LOC130807836 gene encoding S-adenosylmethionine carrier 1, chloroplastic/mitochondrial; this encodes MGPLTLAINGKNSSMEQSDMSVQKVQHQLMPRRASFASVSVEEEKPFDFLRTLLDGIISGGTAGVVVETALYPIDTIKTRLQAARGGGQIVLKGLYSGLAGNLAGVLPASAAFLGVYEPTKQKLLRLLPENLSAVAHLTAGAVGGVAASFIRVPTEVVKQRMQTGQFASAPDAVRLIVAKEGFKGLYAGYRSFLLRDLPFDAIQFCLYEQLRIGYKLAAKRELNDPENAVIGAFAGALTGAITTPLDVIKTRLMIQGSANQYKGIVNCVKTIVREEGPPALLKGIGPRVLWIGIGGSIFFGVLESTKRFLSESRLKPSHSPDNKQD